In Escherichia ruysiae, a genomic segment contains:
- the nikB gene encoding nickel ABC transporter permease subunit NikB, whose protein sequence is MLRYVLRRFLLLIPMVLAASVIIFLMLRLGTGDPALDYLRLSNLPPTPEMLASTRTMLGLDQPLYVQYGTWLWKALHLDFGISFASQRPVLDDMLNFLPATLELAGAALVLILLTSVPLGIWAARHRDRLPDFAVRFIAFLGVSMPNFWLAFLLVMAFSVYLQWLPAMGYGGWQHIILPAVSIAFMSLAINARLLRASMLDVAGQRHVTWARLRGLNAKQTERHHILRNASLPMITAVGMHIGELIGGTMIIENIFAWPGVGRYAVSAIFNRDYPVIQCFTLMMVVVFVVCNLIVDLLNAALDPRIRRHEGAHA, encoded by the coding sequence ATGTTGCGTTACGTATTACGCCGCTTTCTGCTGCTGATCCCGATGGTGCTCGCCGCCTCGGTGATCATTTTTCTGATGCTGCGCCTCGGTACCGGCGACCCGGCGCTCGACTATTTGCGTCTGTCTAACCTGCCGCCGACGCCGGAGATGCTGGCCTCTACCCGCACCATGCTGGGACTGGATCAGCCGCTGTACGTCCAGTACGGCACCTGGTTGTGGAAGGCGCTGCATCTTGACTTTGGTATCTCATTCGCCAGCCAACGCCCGGTGCTCGACGATATGCTGAACTTCCTGCCCGCCACGCTGGAACTTGCAGGTGCCGCGCTGGTGTTAATTCTGCTCACTTCCGTGCCGCTCGGTATCTGGGCGGCGCGCCATCGCGACCGCCTGCCGGATTTCGCCGTGCGTTTCATCGCGTTTCTTGGCGTCTCAATGCCTAACTTCTGGCTGGCGTTTTTACTGGTGATGGCGTTTTCGGTGTATCTGCAATGGCTACCCGCGATGGGCTACGGCGGCTGGCAGCACATCATTTTGCCGGCGGTTTCCATCGCCTTTATGTCGCTGGCGATTAACGCGCGACTGCTGCGCGCCAGTATGCTCGACGTCGCCGGTCAGCGTCACGTGACCTGGGCACGGCTGCGCGGGCTTAACGCTAAACAGACCGAACGCCATCACATCCTGCGCAATGCCTCGTTGCCGATGATCACCGCCGTGGGGATGCACATCGGCGAACTGATCGGCGGGACGATGATTATCGAAAACATCTTTGCCTGGCCGGGGGTCGGACGCTATGCGGTGTCGGCGATTTTTAACCGTGACTATCCGGTGATTCAATGCTTTACGCTGATGATGGTGGTGGTTTTTGTGGTCTGTAATTTGATTGTTGATTTACTCAACGCCGCGCTGGACCCGCGTATTCGTCGTCATGAAGGAGCACACGCGTGA